The following coding sequences lie in one Daphnia pulex isolate KAP4 chromosome 1, ASM2113471v1 genomic window:
- the LOC124196681 gene encoding leucine-rich repeat extensin-like protein 3 yields MKRLLTNQLLFFFLAAVAGQDGSTPEEVCPCQAEDSCQNDRHIFGRDELDIQKFGLIPPCRNSGEIPCCPRDPPPPKETKLTQKDLEGFSPAELAQLGIMPEGTIGSSSLPLAEQPEQSKVIQDIQQPIDITQPGAASIAPHGATGFASSNAPKGHPPHQQKLPYPVQQPNPPPSMMQHRPPPPMMQYRPPPPPPPVYQKPVYPTYYTPPPQMYRRPVYNYPPPPMRPMYRPAYQRH; encoded by the coding sequence ATGAAACGCTTGCTGACTAATCAGTTGCTATTCTTCTTCCTGGCTGCTGTTGCCGGCCAAGATGGCTCAACTCCCGAAGAGGTTTGTCCCTGTCAAGCCGAGGATTCGTGCCAAAACGATCGTCACATTTTCGGTCGTGACGAACTAGACATACAAAAATTCGGACTTATCCCGCCCTGTCGCAATTCTGGCGAAATTCCATGTTGTCCACGTGATCCGCCGCCGCCCAAAGAAACTAAATTGACGCAAAAAGATCTTGAAGGCTTCTCGCCGGCCGAGCTCGCCCAATTAGGTATCATGCCCGAAGGTACCATTGGATCCTCTTCGCTACCATTAGCTGAACAGCCGGAGCAGTCCAAGGTAATCCAAGACATTCAGCAACCGATCGATATAACGCAACCAGGCGCAGCATCGATAGCTCCGCACGGCGCAACGGGTTTCGCCAGCAGCAACGCTCCAAAAGGACATCCTCCTCATCAACAGAAATTACCATATCCTGTTCAGCAGCCGAATCCGCCTCCATCTATGATGCAGCATCGACCTCCGCCTCCTATGATGCAGTATCGACCTCCGCCACCACCCCCACCCGTCTATCAAAAACCCGTTTACCCCACCTATTACACTCCTCCACCTCAAATGTATCGTCGTCCCGTCTACAATTACCCCCCGCCCCCGATGCGGCCGATGTACAGACCTGCTTATCAAAGGCATTAG